A window of the Planococcus citri chromosome 4, ihPlaCitr1.1, whole genome shotgun sequence genome harbors these coding sequences:
- the LOC135844807 gene encoding uncharacterized protein LOC135844807 — MFVLFFIFSLVVTCCSLPNANLQDDKKRLTTSTTSEPKNINEVKEQMKKYLEEKCSDPFYRNILSDFHAEWCVKAKVAETILNNNLRQEKKLRILFQSLMNIGEWIESLFDECWPHWTGLRSPKNYTREHWTLLLLNIEHSKILNLKMQLTKLKISDDFFIKTVEELLKFRNRDAHKIMYDNEKDEAVELFNEQYKGDNKPHVVEILMLGLNERILTIKDEMEISELHHKVNAITREQRKSFRVLQLPKCKSPEYSEDDIEEVLTQVANEYRSEANDENDVITPLAIIVTTNGAYALFQDFEEAFFIWNKRNEMQLVWGHADGIKIINASNPFI, encoded by the exons Atgtttgttctgtttttta ttttttcacTTGTTGTCACATGCTGTTCTCTCCCCAATGCGAACTTACAAGATGACAAAAAAAGACTTACAACAAGTACAACTTCCGAACCAAAAAATATA aatgaagTCAAAGAACAAATGAAGAAATACTTGGAAGAAAAGTGCAGTGATCCATTCTACCGCAATATCCTGAGCGATTTTCACGCAGAATGGTGCGTTAAAGCTAAGGTGGCTGAAACCATCTTGAATAATAATTTA cgtcaagaaaaaaaacttcgtaTATTATTCCAGTCCTTGATGAATATAGGGGAGTGGATCGAATCGCTATTTGACGAGTGTTGGCCACATTGGACTGGTTTACGAAGCCCCAAAAATTACACAAGAGAACATTGGACGCTATTATTACTCAAcattgaacattcaaaaatattaaatttgaagATGCAATTAACAAAACTCAAAATATCCGATGactttttcattaaaactgTGGAAGAACTTCTTAAATTTCGAAATCGGGATGCTCATAAAATAATGTACGACAACGAGAAAGACGAAGCAGTAGAACTTTTCAATGAACAATACAAAGGCGATAATAAACCGCACGTAGTAGAAATTCTAATGTTGGGACTAAATGAGCGAATTTTAACCATTAAAGATGAAATGGAAATCAGTGAATTACACCATAAAGTAAACGCTATCACCCGTG aacAACGAAAGTCATTTAGAGTTTTGCAACTTCCTAAGTGTAAATCACCTGAGTATAGCGAAGATGATATAGAAGAA gtaTTGACACAGGTAGCCAATGAATACAGGTCGGaagcaaatgatgaaaatgatgtTATAACCCCGCTGGCAATCATTGTAACTACCAACGGAGCATATGCCCTGTTTCAAGATTTCGAAGAGGCATTCTTCATTTGGAACAAACGA AACGAGATGCAACTTGTCTGGGGTCATGCTGATGGTATAAAGATTATTAATGCAAGCAACCCGTTTATATAG